Sequence from the Silvibacterium dinghuense genome:
TCAGCTTGTAATTGCCCTTCGGCGAAGACGGTTCATCTCCGCTCAGATCGCCAAGATGGTCGGGATGGATATGCGTAATCAGCGCATAATCGAGCTCACGCCGTCCCGCAGGCTGCATCACCCGCAGGATGTAATCTGCAATCCACTGCCCCGGACGCTCACTCGCATCCGGGCGCTGCGCACAGGAGACATCCGTGCCATCCTTCGTTGTCCCCGCATCGATCAGCAGCGTCGTGCCGTCCGGGCCCATCACGAAGGTCGAGTTCCCTCGTCCGTAGGCGAGATGATGAATGTCGAGTGTGCCTTCTGACCAGGGCGGAAGTATTCTCGCCGTCTCCAGCGCCCAGGCACGCAGCGGTCCGTTGACTCCAGCGGCGGCCGCTAATCCCAGAAAATGTCTACGGTTCATCATGGCACCTTCGCGCACCTTATCATGCACTCCGGCGGCTTTCGATAAAGAAGCTAACCGGCACAGATGGCGCAAATGCTTTCGCCAAAGCGGGTAGCCTTCTCCGGCCCGATGCCGTTGATGCGCAGCAGATCGTCCTGCGTCTGCGGACGCTCCAGCACCAGTTCGCGCAGCGTTTTGTCCCCGAAGATGCGGAAGGCCGGGAAGCCGTGCTTCTTCGCCTCTTCGCTGCGCCATGCGCGCAAACGCTTTTCGAGCGCTTCTTCCGCTGCTGAGAGCTTTACCTCGGGCTCGGCAATCAACGTTTTCTGTTGCGGAGCTGCACTACGCGCACCGGACCCGCTTCCCGAACGGCTGCTCCGCCGAGGCTTCGCGCCAGCACGCTCGCGCTCCTTCGCATCGGGCAGCAGCATGCGCAGCGGCTCACCTTGCCCGATCTCCTCACCCGCATCCGTCAGTGTGATCCGCCGGAACGGAATCATCTTGCCGTCTTTCTCGAAGGTCGTGTCCTCGAGCTCCGCATAGCCCGAGCGCGCCATCGACACCAGCAGCGATTCGAACTCGTCGCGATCCATTCCCCCGCTGGGGAAAAGCTGCTTGTAGAGGCGCCCCGTAGCCATGCCATTCGGCGAGCTGCGCAGTGCGCGCGCCACCGATTCCACCGTTGCCTCTTCGCCGCGCTTCAGCGGACGGAAGACCTGCGCCACGGCGTTCTCTGCCGCGCAGAAATCGCACAGCCCGCAGTTACGCCCCGCGTCCTCATCGTCGCCGAAGTGCTCCACCAGCATGCGCATCCGGCATACGCCGCCATCGGCAAAGCGCAGCATTTTCTCGATCTGCTCCTGCCGATGCTGGCACTGCCGGGCGTACGGATCACGCCAGGCCGCCGCGCCCTTCGTCGCCATGCCTTCAAAGTCCACCGCCGCGCCGCCATGGCCCACCAGCTTTTCGAGTGCCTTCTGGAAGATCTCCTGGTCCATCTTCAGCGCGTCGCGCAGATCTTCCACATGCTGCGGCTCATCGCCGAGCTTGTACGCGATGCGGTCGAGCACTGCCATCTCGGGATAGTCCCGCTGATAAAAGAAATCGTGCGTACGCCGGTCGGCAAACGAATGCATGAGGATCGTACGGCTCTCAAGACCATCGCGGCCCGCACGGCCAATCTCCTGGTAATAGCCCTCCACGCTCGAAGGCAGCGCCGTGTGAATCACCGTGCGCACATCAGCCTTATCAATGCCCATGCCGAAGGCGATCGTCGCGACGACAACTTCCAACCTGCCTTCAAGAAACTCGCGCTGCACGCGCTCGCGCACCCCTGCGTCCATGCCCGCGTGATAAGCCGCGCTGGGGAAATGACTGGAAAGCGTCTCGGCGGTAGTCTCCGCATCACGGCGCGTCGGCGCATACACAATGGCTGGCCGCCGCTCCTTCAACTGCAGCAATTCCACGCAGAACTGCGCGCGCCGCGGCTTCGAGACCTCGACAACTTCGATTGCCAGGTTGTCGCGACGAAACCCGTGAATGAATTGCGCAGGCGCCGCAAGCCCGAGCTGCTTCACAATGTCTTTCTGTACGGTCGGTGTCGCCGTCGCGGTCAGCGCCATCACCGGCGCCGGCTTCAGCATCTCCAGCGAGCGGCCGAGCAGCCGGTAATCCGGCCGGAAATCATGCCCCCACTGTGAAATGCAATGCGCCTCGTCGATGGCAATCAGATTCGGCTTGCGCTTGGCCAGCATCTCCGCAAAACCCGGCACGCGCAAACGCTCCGGCGCAATGAAAAGAAACTGCAACTGCCCGGCGAGATATTGGCGGCAGGCCTCGCGCGCAGCCTCGCGGTCCAGTCCGGAATGAATGCGCTCTACGCGCAGACCGAGAGCAGCCAGCTTTGCCGCCTGGTCGTCCATCAGCGCAATCAGCGGGCTGATGACCAGCGCCGTGCCTCCACGCGCGATCGCTGGAAGCTGATAGCAGAGGCTCTTGCCCGAGCCTGTCGGCATCACCAGCAGTACGTCACGCCCCTCCATCGCCGCGGCGCACACGGCTTCCTGGTTCGCGCGAAAACCGCGAAAACCGAAGACGCGATGGAGCGTTTCATGCAGCGTACTGGCGTGGGAGGAAGAGACAGAGCGAGTCATCGGAAGCAGCTGTCTCCAGTGTATCGCGCAGTCCCCTGCAAAAACGGACGCGGCGGCAAGGCCATAAGCCCGCCGCCGCGTCCCATTCCATTTCCGCTTTAGTACTTCGACTTGAAAGCGTAGCTCAGGCCAAAGGTCATCTGGAAAGAGTTGCGCTTGGTTGCCGGTACCGCCGGAGCCGGATCGTTCAAATACGTATCGAGCGTTCCGAACGTAAAGCCGAAGTTCTTGTACGTCGGGAAGGTCAATCCATCCGTCTCCGTCGCCGAGTACGCATTCGCGTTGTTGTAAGCCGGAATATAGGAGAACTGCTGGTTGAACACAATGCTCCTGGGCAGATGCAGCAGGTAGGTGCCGCCAAAGGTCGAACCGATCAGGTTCTGGTTCGTGCCCCCGCTGGCATTGATGAACGTCTGCTTTTCATACTGGATCGTCGCCTTCACATCCAGTTCCTGTTTCGGCTGCTTAATGACCGTCCAACCGATACCACCGCCGTAAATCTGCTGCAGATCGAGCAGCAAGCTGTAGTTGTGATCGAAGGACGTCTGGGCCAACGCGTAAAAACGCGGCTTGAAGTACTGGTCCCGCTCCGCATCCGCGTGATAGAGGGCAGTCTTGGTATCACTTTCCGGATAGAGTACGCCTTCCGATACATAGGCCGGCTGCGTGCTCTTGCCATAAGAGCCCGAGAAGTTGATCGTGGTGCGGTTGGTCGGGTTCAGGAAGCTTGCCGTCGGCACCACGCGGGCCAGCGACACCGCGCCGGAGTAAGTGTGCTGCTTCTGCGTCGCCTCGACGATAGTCGCGCCTGCCGTCGCCGTGCCGTGCCAGCCCTCGAAGAAGCCCGGCTTGCCGATCAGCTGCTTGGTCATCGTCGACTCATCCACAATGTACTGCGCGCTCTTCACCGGCATCGGCTCGATCAGCACACCATTGTCCGGATGCACCGTCAGCATGTTATCGGCGACAGAGATCGTGCCCTGCGGCACATTCGCCGGCAGCTTATGCCGCTTCGGCGTCACGCTCTTGTCCAGTACGGCGAACTTGGTCTGCGTGCGCAGCTCCTTGATCTTGTCCCAGGTCACCGTGATGTCGCCCACAACATCGCTATGGAAAACCACATTTCCGCCCACTTCCCGTGTAAGCGTGCCGGAAAGCTGGTCGCCGTTCGTAAATACGATCACGTCCTTCGGCGTATCCTTCTTCGCCGCATCGCCATCGGCCGCAGCTGCAGTGCACGGACGCATCGCGAGCATAGAAATCAGGAACACCGGAAAGAGCACGGATAAGAATGGAGCGCGACGGGACGCATGGCTGCGTTGAAACATGAACAAAACTCCTGAAGAAATAAAAGGTAGGTTGGAACTGTGACGGAACTCAATCCGTCGGCTTCCTAAGGCAAACGACCTGCACTTCCGTGACAGACGGCGAAGCTATTCCTGAACCGTTTTCCATGGTAACCCGGAAGGGTGCGTGATTGGTTAACTTCTCAAGTACCTGCAGAAGCATGGACGCGTACCTCGACTCCACCGGAATAGAGCCGGGAAATACGCAAAAATCGTGAAGCTTGGCCTCGGTGTTGCGATGACACTTTTCGTCTGCATGTCGCCCGGCCTGCAAATTAATTTCTGTAATCTACCTCGGAGGTACGGATTCTCTTTTCGGTCCGGCGCTTTCCTCACCCCGGCATCCGTGGTACCGCCAGCATCCTGCCCCTCCTGCGACTTTTCCCGAAAAATCCCTGCCGGAGCTTTTCCGTAAAATAGGATCATGGCTCTCACGCGCAATCAGGCTGCGGATCTGTTCCGCTCCGGCGATCTCCTCGGTCTCGGCATGGAGGCCGATGCCCTCCGCGCCCAACTACATCCCGACAACATCGTTACATACAGTCTTGACCGCGCCGTCACGCTCGATGCCCCTGACGCTGCCGCACTCGAACCGCAGCTCAGCCGCGCCGTCTTCTCCGGAGCCGGTGCCGTTCGCCTGCTCTTCCCGGAGAGCAATCCACCCGCGATCGACGCCCTTGAGCACCTCCTGCCGGCCCTCCGGCAAGCGCATCCCTCTCTCGCCTTCACGCTGCCCGCCTCCGGCCTCGCCGCCATCGCCCGCGCCGCTGGCATTTCTCTCGACGAAGCCCTCAACCGCCTTCACCGAGCCGACCTCGATTCGCTCTGCTCTGTCGGCCTCGATCCGCATGCGTTGGCCACGCCGGAGACTTTCACGGCAAGCCTCGAAGCCCATCGTGCCGCGCATCGCCTCGGCCTGCGCACTACCGCGGCCTTCATCTTCGGCCGCGGCGATACATTCGCCTGGCTCGACCAGCTCGAGCAACTCCGCGCCCTGCAGGAAGAGACCGGCGGTCTCACAGCTGTCCTGCCCCTCAGCGCGCACCACGGCCGCGTTGCCGACGATCCCACCGCTGTCGCATACCTGAAGGTCGTTTCGGTCGCCCGTCTGCTCCTGGATACTGTCGACACCATTCAGGGCACCTTCGCTGCCCAGGGCCTCAAGGTTCTGCAGATGGCGCTTCGCTGCGGCGCAAACGATGCCGGCTCCATCCATCCTGAGGAAGCCACCGCCGCCGCCACGCGTGAGCAGGAACTGCGCCGCATCCTCCGCGATGCCGGCTTTACCCCCATCCAGCGTGATGCCCTCTACCGCGCCTCTCTGCTGCACTAAAGGCAGCTTTTAGCTCCCGGCTTCTAGCTTTTAGCTGATTCCCACCGCTGTGCGCAGGTTGCCGCTGTCAACGGAAGCGACAGTTTCACGCAAAGCAAGGGAGAGCTGGAGGCTAAAAACTAGCAGCTGGCAGCTGTTTTCGTACAATGAGCAAGGTAATTTCCTGCGGAGGCACGTCCCTGCTCAACAACATCTGTACCCAGCTTGCGGCTCGTTGCAACGTCGCCGCGCTCGCCTTCTTCCAGCAGAAGAACGACCTGCGCCACTATCTCCGCTACCATTACGGCGACCATACCTTCGAGCACCTCTATCGCTGGAACTGGTTCGATGCCTCGCTGCTCATCCCCTACTTCGTGGTGATGATCATCCTCGCCTTCTATGGCCTGCATCGCTATCAGCTCGTCTACCTCTATTACAAGCACAAGAAAGACGCCGCCAAGGAACCATCGCTCCGCTTCGAGACACTCCCGCGCATCACCATCCAGCTCCCTATCTTCAACGAGCAGTACGTCATCGACCGCCTCATCGAGGCCTGCTCGCAGCTCGACTACCCGCGTGAACTGCTCGAGATTCAGGTCCTCGACGATTCGACCGACGAAACAAAAGAGGTAGCCTCCGCCATCTGCCAGCGTTATAAGGAAGCCGGCACGCCGATCGTCTACCTGCACCGTACCAATCGCCATGGCTTCAAGGCCGGCGCGCTCGACGAAGGACTCAAGGTCGCCAGCGGCGACTTCATCGCCATCTTCGATGCCGACTTCGTGCCTCCGCCGGACTGGCTGATGAAGGTCATTCACCACTTCGCCGAGCCCAATATCGGCATGGTCCAGACGCGCTGGACGCACCTCAACCGCGACTACAGCTTCCTCACCCAGGTCGAGGCCATCCTGCTCGACGGCCACTTCGTGCTCGAGCACGGCGGCCGTTCCCGCGCCGGCGTCTTCTTCAACTTCAACGGCACCGCCGGCATGTGGCGCCGCGAGGTCATCGGCGAGGCCGGCGGCTGGCAGCATGACACTCTCACCGAAGACACCGACCTCAGCTACCGGGCCCAGCTCTGCGGCTGGAAGTTCAAGTATCTGCAGGATGTCGAGTGCCCGGCCGAGTTGCCCATCGAAATGACCGCTTTCAAGACCCAGCAGGCGCGCTGGGCCAAGGGCCTCATCCAGACCTCGAAGAAAATCCTGCCGCGCGTCTTTCAGAGCGACGCGCCCTGGCACACCAAGCTCGAGGCCTGGTACCACCTGACCGCGAACCTCAGCTACCCGCTGATGATCATCCTCTCCGTGCTGCTGATGCCTGCGATGATCATCCGCTTCTACCAGGGCTGGTTCCAGATGCTGCTGATCGATCTGCCGCTCTTCATGGCATCGACCTTCTCCATCTCGTCCTTCTACCTGGTCTCGCAAAAGGAACTCTTCCCCAAGCGCTGGTGGCGGACCTTCCTCTACCTGCCATTTCTGATGTCACTCGGCATCGGTCTCACCATCACGAATGCCAAGGCCGTGCTCGAGGCACTCTTCGGCATTCAGAGCTCCTTCAAGCGCACGCCCAAATATCGCGTGGAGAAGCGCGGTGAAAAGTCGAAGGCGACGAAGTACCGCAAGCGCCTCGGCATCATCCCCTGGATCGAGCTCGGCATCGGCTGCTACTTCGCCATGACCATCTGGTATGCGTGGACGAACGAGAACTACTTCACCATCCCGTTCCTGCTCCTCTTCGTCATCGGCTACTGGTACACCGGCCTGCTCTCGCTGCTCCAGGGCCGCTTCGAGCGCTGGCGCGGCGGCGGAGCCAACCTCGACGAGTCATCGCCAAAGCCGTTTCCGGTAGGTGTGTAAATTCAATCGAAGCAAAGGACGAAGGCCGCGCTGATCAGAGCGGCCTTCGTCCTTTCTAAAAACAATGTCATTCCGAGCGAGCATAGCGAGTCGAGGAACCTGCAGTTCGCATGCACCGGCAATGCTCCGGGTGCCCCATCCAAGCTCCGCTTGGGTGGGAACGCAGGTGGCCCATACAAGCCCGATGTCGGCTTGTATGGGGGACATGATTCCTCCTCAGCTCCGCAAGGAACACCCCAGCACTCGAGCAAGCAAATACTGGCCGTCTTTATGACTAACCGCTGACTCGCCAGCGGCAAAGCCGCGCCGACTTGCTGACTCGCTCCTCTGCTACTCCAGCATCGCCGCCACCACGGCCAGCGCCGTAATCGCCGCCGTCTCCGCGCGCAGAATTCTCGGCCCCAGGCTCACCGCCTTCCAGCCTTCGCTGTCGAAGAGCGCCTCTTCTTCCGCTGTCCATCCACCCTCAGGGCCGACCGCCAGCCGCACCGGCAACAGTTCGTCGCATCCCGTCATGCCCTCTTCGAGACACAGCGACTCGACCAGCGCCCTGCGCAGTGTCGTCGTCCGCTCCTGCTCGGCCAGCAGCAGCTTCACCGCTTCGCCCTCGCGCTTCGCCGCCGTCTTCAACGGCAGCGGGTCTTCGATCACCGGCACATCCGAACGCCGCGACTGCTGCGCCGCCTGGTGTGCAATTTTGCGCCACCGCTCCACGCGCCCTGCAGCCGACTGCCCGAGATGCTTCTCCGTCCGCCGCGCAATGACCGGAACAATCCGCTCGACACCCAGTTCCGTCGCCTTCTCGATCGTCCACTCCATGCGATCGAACTTGAAGACGGAAAGCAGCAGCGTGACCGGCAACGCTGGATCGGACTCAACTTCGGCAACGAGATTGAAGCGCACCTGATCACCGGTGATACCGGCGATGATGCCATGCCACACGCGGTCGCCCGCCACGATGTCGAACTCCATGCCTGCCTGCGCGCGCAGCACGCGAATCAAATGCGAGGCCTGCTCTCCGGTCAGGCTGGCGGTTGCTTCATCCCATGTATCGGCTATCCAACGGCGTCGCGTCATACTTTTGATTCTCTCTCATTCCGCGCTGCAATCTCGCCGGCGCTGGCACGCCATCGCATAGAAACACGAAGGGGACGCTTGTCGCGTCCCCTTTTGTGTTGCCTTGTGTTGCTTTGCCTTACTTCTTCTTGGCGACTTTCTTGGCTGCCTTCTTTGTCGCCGTCTTCTTGGCTGCCTTCTTCGTTGCCATGGTTGCTATTCTCCCTTTTTCGATTCGTACATCGAAACCTGCAGCACACGTGCTGCAGTTACCGAATGTATAGAAGTCTCATAAATGCGTGTCAAGAAAAAAATCGCATTTGCGAACAATCTCTTTTCGACTCGGCATCGCTCGCGCCACTTGCTCGCCGCATCTCGCCTCACAACGCATGCAGATGTTTCGCAAGAGTCAGCGCAAGACCCGTCACGGCATCGTGCCATGCATGCGCCATCATGCCCGCGCGCAGACTTCTCCGCTTCACTGCGAATACGCCGAACATCGCGCCGTACGCAGTGATCGCGATCATGCCGCCTGCGCCTTCATAACCATGCGCAACACCAAACAGCAGCGAGGAAACCACCACGCCAGTCGCCACGCGTCCGCCCAGCCTCGCAAACTGTTGCAGAAAGTAACCACGAAAGAGCAATTCCTCGGCGATGCCCGCGCTCACGCAAAGCAGGATCCACAGCGCGATCTCACCCGCGCCCACAGGCGCCAGTGAAGCAATCAGCTTCTGCGCGGACATCAGGTGCAACAGCCGCAGCACCGTCGCCAGCGCGGCCAGTACCAGCATCGACATCAGCCAGAAGACGAAGGCAGCACCCGCATCTTTCAGAAGTGCATGAGAGGCTTGCGTTTCCTGCGCGCCGCGCGGCGGCGCATGAAGCAGTTGCCGCAGCGGAACATGCTGCATCCGCAGCCCCCACCACACCAGCGCGGCCAGCATCCACTCCCAGGCAAGCGTTGTCGCATACTGCATCCGGTGATGGCTGCCCATCCGTCCCGCCTTCGCCTGCCACCCGCTCATCAGCGACACACCGGCGATCAACACCATCATCAGCACCGTGTGCCAGACCGGCGCAACCTTTCGCGGCGGCAGCGGCCACTGCGCATCCGTCGTCACGATTCCTGTCTCCCCTGTTTCCGGCTCTGCAATTGGCTCCATCATTGGCACAGCCTTCTCTC
This genomic interval carries:
- a CDS encoding RecQ family ATP-dependent DNA helicase, yielding MTRSVSSSHASTLHETLHRVFGFRGFRANQEAVCAAAMEGRDVLLVMPTGSGKSLCYQLPAIARGGTALVISPLIALMDDQAAKLAALGLRVERIHSGLDREAAREACRQYLAGQLQFLFIAPERLRVPGFAEMLAKRKPNLIAIDEAHCISQWGHDFRPDYRLLGRSLEMLKPAPVMALTATATPTVQKDIVKQLGLAAPAQFIHGFRRDNLAIEVVEVSKPRRAQFCVELLQLKERRPAIVYAPTRRDAETTAETLSSHFPSAAYHAGMDAGVRERVQREFLEGRLEVVVATIAFGMGIDKADVRTVIHTALPSSVEGYYQEIGRAGRDGLESRTILMHSFADRRTHDFFYQRDYPEMAVLDRIAYKLGDEPQHVEDLRDALKMDQEIFQKALEKLVGHGGAAVDFEGMATKGAAAWRDPYARQCQHRQEQIEKMLRFADGGVCRMRMLVEHFGDDEDAGRNCGLCDFCAAENAVAQVFRPLKRGEEATVESVARALRSSPNGMATGRLYKQLFPSGGMDRDEFESLLVSMARSGYAELEDTTFEKDGKMIPFRRITLTDAGEEIGQGEPLRMLLPDAKERERAGAKPRRSSRSGSGSGARSAAPQQKTLIAEPEVKLSAAEEALEKRLRAWRSEEAKKHGFPAFRIFGDKTLRELVLERPQTQDDLLRINGIGPEKATRFGESICAICAG
- a CDS encoding DUF481 domain-containing protein; the encoded protein is MFQRSHASRRAPFLSVLFPVFLISMLAMRPCTAAAADGDAAKKDTPKDVIVFTNGDQLSGTLTREVGGNVVFHSDVVGDITVTWDKIKELRTQTKFAVLDKSVTPKRHKLPANVPQGTISVADNMLTVHPDNGVLIEPMPVKSAQYIVDESTMTKQLIGKPGFFEGWHGTATAGATIVEATQKQHTYSGAVSLARVVPTASFLNPTNRTTINFSGSYGKSTQPAYVSEGVLYPESDTKTALYHADAERDQYFKPRFYALAQTSFDHNYSLLLDLQQIYGGGIGWTVIKQPKQELDVKATIQYEKQTFINASGGTNQNLIGSTFGGTYLLHLPRSIVFNQQFSYIPAYNNANAYSATETDGLTFPTYKNFGFTFGTLDTYLNDPAPAVPATKRNSFQMTFGLSYAFKSKY
- a CDS encoding cellulose synthase family protein, which produces MSKVISCGGTSLLNNICTQLAARCNVAALAFFQQKNDLRHYLRYHYGDHTFEHLYRWNWFDASLLIPYFVVMIILAFYGLHRYQLVYLYYKHKKDAAKEPSLRFETLPRITIQLPIFNEQYVIDRLIEACSQLDYPRELLEIQVLDDSTDETKEVASAICQRYKEAGTPIVYLHRTNRHGFKAGALDEGLKVASGDFIAIFDADFVPPPDWLMKVIHHFAEPNIGMVQTRWTHLNRDYSFLTQVEAILLDGHFVLEHGGRSRAGVFFNFNGTAGMWRREVIGEAGGWQHDTLTEDTDLSYRAQLCGWKFKYLQDVECPAELPIEMTAFKTQQARWAKGLIQTSKKILPRVFQSDAPWHTKLEAWYHLTANLSYPLMIILSVLLMPAMIIRFYQGWFQMLLIDLPLFMASTFSISSFYLVSQKELFPKRWWRTFLYLPFLMSLGIGLTITNAKAVLEALFGIQSSFKRTPKYRVEKRGEKSKATKYRKRLGIIPWIELGIGCYFAMTIWYAWTNENYFTIPFLLLFVIGYWYTGLLSLLQGRFERWRGGGANLDESSPKPFPVGV
- a CDS encoding 16S rRNA (uracil(1498)-N(3))-methyltransferase, whose protein sequence is MTRRRWIADTWDEATASLTGEQASHLIRVLRAQAGMEFDIVAGDRVWHGIIAGITGDQVRFNLVAEVESDPALPVTLLLSVFKFDRMEWTIEKATELGVERIVPVIARRTEKHLGQSAAGRVERWRKIAHQAAQQSRRSDVPVIEDPLPLKTAAKREGEAVKLLLAEQERTTTLRRALVESLCLEEGMTGCDELLPVRLAVGPEGGWTAEEEALFDSEGWKAVSLGPRILRAETAAITALAVVAAMLE
- a CDS encoding CPBP family intramembrane glutamic endopeptidase; amino-acid sequence: MMEPIAEPETGETGIVTTDAQWPLPPRKVAPVWHTVLMMVLIAGVSLMSGWQAKAGRMGSHHRMQYATTLAWEWMLAALVWWGLRMQHVPLRQLLHAPPRGAQETQASHALLKDAGAAFVFWLMSMLVLAALATVLRLLHLMSAQKLIASLAPVGAGEIALWILLCVSAGIAEELLFRGYFLQQFARLGGRVATGVVVSSLLFGVAHGYEGAGGMIAITAYGAMFGVFAVKRRSLRAGMMAHAWHDAVTGLALTLAKHLHAL